From the genome of Kluyveromyces lactis strain NRRL Y-1140 chromosome F complete sequence:
CTCAGCACAATCCGCCATCATACCACCAATAGTTTTAGGTAGGTTCAGATCACTTCGTAGCTGTTCGAAATGTTCCTTATCCCTGATAGCACCGTTCATTATTAACGATACCTTATTACGTTCACATATTTCATatatttttggaatatATGCCCGGATTGGAGATTCTCTGTTTCTCATCGGGGTAGTTCTACAATGAACAGTTAAGTTCGTGATACCAGTTGCACATAATTTTTCCACCAAAGTCAAagtatcttcttcatcttttaGGATTCTAATCTTCACGGAAATAGGTTTCCCATAAATCTTCCCAACTTTCTCAACTAACTCAATCAAAATGGAGCATAATTTATCCGGAGTCTGCAATAGAGCTGCACCCATTCCAGAATGAATGGAGAAATGTTTAGGACATCCCGCATTTACATCAATACCAGCAACATCCTCAATAACCTTGAGAGCGGCTTCGACAGCGAGCGATGGAGTTGATGTTCCGATCTGAAATATGAGTTTTCCATGCTCTACTTCTGGAACTGTCCTGAAAACCACACCAGGTTCCGTTCCCTCCCGTTTGGCAGGAATAATAAAATCGACAGTCTTCAATGTATCATTAACCTGTCTTTGACACTGTATAAGTTTCTTGTCAATGATTTCTGGGGACCAGACCAAATCTGCGCCGTGCTTCAAGGCCAACAATCTCGTTGGCAGTTCACCTGCCCTGACCATAGGCGCAAGCACTAACTTTCCTGCATATTGTACCATTTTAATTACCACGATAAATCCACTAGGATCCTACTCTCAGAAGCGTATATAGTCTACTTGATATCACTTGATTTGTCAAAGCTCATCACATCTTGTCATACCTCATCGCATCTTGAatcaacattttttttcttcatttcattCCGATATTCAAAAGTCACGTGGTACCGTTTGATTCTGTTAGATGCTTCATTCCCTACCGATAGATCAGCTATTAAGATATGTGAACATTCAACACAGGAAGACAACACATATATTATGAAACAATACGACCCAAAATATTCTGTAGTGCATTCTCAGCCTCATTGGTTGTCATAACACTTCTTCATGTCCAGTTGGTAAACAAACACAAACCGAGATATTTTGATCCACCTTGCTACACCTCCAAAACGCGAAGTTTCAAATTTCCTTCCCTAGCAGCTTACCTTAGTTACGCGAGttcagtgaaaaaaaatgccTACGTAATAAAAATTCTTATTGCAGGACCAGATCTGAAACATATTTGAACGGAATGCAATAACTGCACAAATAGTTCACGGTATGAACGTTTAACGTGTTGtttgttttgatattaGGTTATGTTCATGTCGGTATATAAGAGCTTCATCTAATTGGGTTCGTAATTTGGTGGTTGAGACAAGATAGATCAGATAACTAACGCTCATTGAACCGATTCTAAAATAGAAGTCAATACAGGAATAGAAATACATACCGAGTGAGATATTATGTTAAAAGTACTTAGAAAAATATCCGGCCATTCAAGTGATGCTGGTAGTGAGAAACCGGCTTCTGCTAGACGGAAAGATGTAAATAAGGACCTAAGGAAACCGTATGATCCGCAAACTTCACAATACCCACGCCAGGCTCCTGGGAAAGCACCTTTAAGACCT
Proteins encoded in this window:
- the SMM1 gene encoding tRNA-dihydrouridine(20) synthase (NAD(+)) (similar to uniprot|P53720 Saccharomyces cerevisiae YNR015W SMM1 tRNA dihydrouridine synthase), translated to MVQYAGKLVLAPMVRAGELPTRLLALKHGADLVWSPEIIDKKLIQCQRQVNDTLKTVDFIIPAKREGTEPGVVFRTVPEVEHGKLIFQIGTSTPSLAVEAALKVIEDVAGIDVNAGCPKHFSIHSGMGAALLQTPDKLCSILIELVEKVGKIYGKPISVKIRILKDEEDTLTLVEKLCATGITNLTVHCRTTPMRNRESPIRAYIPKIYEICERNKVSLIMNGAIRDKEHFEQLRSDLNLPKTIGGMMADCAERNPTVFSESPLPWFKAVKEYLDIANQYNHHPANVKYMMNRMTPGKSPFYQYFTQCRKLSDFAHVCQQLGSSGGALNDPIPFLIQEREKEMAEKQRLNNLKSTKTSD